One window from the genome of Bacteroidota bacterium encodes:
- a CDS encoding bifunctional hydroxymethylpyrimidine kinase/phosphomethylpyrimidine kinase, whose translation MSLVVVGTVAFDAIETPFGKTDKIIGGAATYSGISASYFGKDIKLVSVVGEDFPTEMIEKFGQFGLNTEGLQIKKGQKTFFWSGKYHVDMNTRDTIDTQLNVLLDFDPEIPASYQDCEFLMLSNLMPQLQKKVIERMTKRPRLVVLDTMNFWMETQMEALLETIKLVDVLTINDSEARQLTNEYSLVRAAQKILTMGPKYLIIKKGEHGALLFNKEQVFFAPALPLEDVFDPTGAGDTFAGGFIGYLAQTRDISFDNMKRGIIYGSAMASFCVEKFGIERLAELKQEEIDERVQQFVNLVQFDIELV comes from the coding sequence ATGAGCCTTGTAGTAGTCGGAACTGTAGCATTTGATGCCATAGAAACACCTTTCGGAAAAACAGATAAAATAATCGGCGGAGCAGCTACCTATTCAGGGATCTCAGCTTCGTATTTTGGAAAAGACATTAAGCTGGTTTCCGTTGTCGGTGAAGATTTTCCGACGGAGATGATCGAAAAATTCGGCCAGTTTGGTTTGAATACCGAAGGTTTACAGATTAAAAAAGGACAGAAAACATTTTTCTGGTCAGGGAAATATCACGTTGATATGAATACGCGTGATACAATTGACACTCAACTAAACGTGTTGCTTGATTTTGATCCTGAAATTCCTGCTTCATATCAGGATTGTGAATTTCTGATGCTAAGTAATCTGATGCCACAACTTCAGAAGAAAGTAATTGAGCGAATGACAAAGCGTCCGCGTCTGGTTGTATTAGACACGATGAACTTCTGGATGGAAACACAAATGGAAGCTCTTTTAGAAACGATCAAACTTGTCGATGTACTTACGATCAACGATTCAGAAGCTCGTCAGTTGACAAATGAATATTCACTTGTACGTGCAGCTCAGAAAATTCTGACAATGGGTCCGAAATACCTGATCATCAAAAAGGGTGAGCATGGTGCATTACTATTTAATAAAGAACAAGTGTTCTTCGCTCCTGCCCTTCCACTTGAAGATGTATTTGATCCGACAGGTGCAGGCGATACTTTTGCCGGAGGTTTCATTGGCTATCTTGCACAAACGCGCGATATCTCTTTTGACAATATGAAACGCGGAATTATTTATGGTTCAGCAATGGCTTCTTTTTGTGTTGAGAAATTCGGTATCGAAAGACTTGCGGAATTAAAGCAAGAAGAGATCGATGAGCGCGTTCAGCAGTTTGTGAACCTTGTTCAGTTTGATATTGAACTTGTCTAA
- a CDS encoding class I SAM-dependent methyltransferase: MKIPNPAFNYDTHGQKYSGQRKTDPRIAAYVHNALADSETVINIGAGSGSYEPEDKYVIAVEPSITMRTQRIANGKIPAINAKADSLPFDDRSFDAAMAMVTVHHWPDIEKGISEIRRVTKKRIVIMTFDPDALDDFWNVNYFPQLIEIERARYPSITRLQKALSAKTEVIKIPIPLDCVDGFQEAYYGRPEAFLEKEVRMAQSAWGFLSAELEEKYIQNLSNDLQSGAWDKKFGHFRTQPNFTGALRLIVANL, from the coding sequence ATGAAAATCCCCAACCCAGCATTCAACTACGACACCCACGGACAAAAATATTCAGGACAAAGAAAAACAGATCCGCGGATTGCTGCATATGTACATAACGCATTAGCAGATTCAGAAACCGTTATTAATATTGGTGCGGGCAGCGGATCATATGAACCCGAAGACAAATATGTAATTGCTGTTGAGCCATCGATTACAATGCGCACACAACGAATTGCAAACGGAAAAATTCCTGCTATCAATGCTAAAGCAGATTCACTGCCATTCGATGACAGATCCTTTGATGCAGCAATGGCCATGGTAACCGTTCATCACTGGCCGGATATTGAAAAAGGAATTTCTGAAATCCGAAGAGTGACAAAAAAACGCATCGTCATTATGACCTTTGATCCGGATGCATTAGATGATTTCTGGAATGTAAATTATTTCCCCCAACTAATAGAAATTGAAAGAGCACGATATCCTTCAATCACACGTTTGCAAAAAGCTTTAAGTGCAAAAACGGAAGTCATAAAAATTCCAATTCCACTCGACTGTGTCGACGGTTTTCAGGAAGCCTACTACGGTCGTCCGGAAGCTTTTCTGGAAAAAGAAGTCCGTATGGCTCAGTCGGCATGGGGATTTTTATCTGCAGAACTTGAAGAAAAATACATTCAGAACTTAAGTAACGATCTACAATCGGGGGCCTGGGATAAAAAATTCGGTCATTTCAGAACACAACCAAACTTTACCGGTGCGTTAAGATTGATCGTTGCAAACTTATGA
- a CDS encoding alpha/beta hydrolase: protein MNRKVYILSGLGADERVFKKLDLVPLEPVYLKWIPPHKNESVESYASRLLSQITEKNPVLIGLSFGGMMAIEIAKQIETEKIILLSSAKTKYEIPWYYRFIGFLKIQRIFPIRYFKKVKFLTNWLFGITTHEEKVLLKTIIEETDHRYLLWSIEKILTWKNTFVPKNVIHIHGTADRVLPIRYIKCDYEIKGGGHFMTLNMPGDISDIIKKYLL from the coding sequence GTGAATAGAAAAGTATACATTCTGAGTGGACTTGGTGCTGATGAAAGGGTCTTTAAGAAATTAGATCTTGTTCCTTTAGAGCCGGTATATTTAAAATGGATCCCACCACACAAAAATGAAAGTGTAGAATCTTACGCTTCACGGTTACTTTCTCAGATCACAGAGAAAAATCCGGTTCTGATCGGTCTGTCATTCGGAGGAATGATGGCTATTGAAATAGCTAAACAGATTGAAACAGAAAAAATAATTTTACTTTCATCAGCGAAAACGAAATATGAAATTCCCTGGTATTACAGATTTATTGGTTTTTTAAAAATTCAAAGAATTTTTCCGATCAGGTATTTTAAAAAAGTAAAATTCCTGACAAATTGGTTATTCGGAATTACAACTCATGAAGAAAAGGTCTTGTTAAAAACCATAATTGAGGAAACAGATCACAGGTATTTATTATGGTCTATCGAAAAAATTCTTACCTGGAAAAATACGTTTGTTCCAAAAAATGTTATTCATATCCATGGTACTGCAGACCGGGTCTTACCGATCCGTTATATAAAATGCGATTACGAGATCAAAGGTGGCGGACATTTCATGACGTTGAATATGCCGGGGGATATTTCTGATATAATTAAAAAGTATCTTCTGTAA
- a CDS encoding T9SS type A sorting domain-containing protein yields MKFTFKFALLLSSLLTTAQAPNPALIGYWQNWNDANSPYIQLDQIDSRYNLIEVSFAVPQAGTDYKMEFIPDQVSQPALIIQIQSLQSQGKKVLISIGGATAPVSLDNISERDTFVATMNAIINTYGFDGIDIDLEGSSLSTSGGTIANPVDAHVINLIDAIKQIMGDFYSAHNKRLLLTMAPETAFVHGGQSAYGGIWGAYLPVIHALRDSIEILQVQLYNSGSMYGIDGNIYTQGTADFIIAMTEALIQGFNTAGGMFAGLNASQIAVGLPACTNAAGGGYTDPLIVKSAMDYLRGTGPQPGSYTLLQSGGYPDLRGMMTWSVNWDAVNTCGTADEFAENFETIFNIPTTITKNDFEELSVYPNPASEYITVVNTQNSTIEIYDILQHRMQIKNQLKESDKTTFNISNLSPGIYFIKSQDCFFRFIKH; encoded by the coding sequence ATGAAATTCACCTTCAAATTCGCACTCCTCCTTTCATCTCTCCTAACTACTGCGCAAGCTCCAAACCCCGCCCTAATCGGTTACTGGCAAAACTGGAACGATGCAAATTCACCTTACATACAACTTGATCAGATCGATTCGCGCTACAATTTAATCGAAGTTTCATTCGCTGTTCCGCAAGCGGGAACAGATTATAAAATGGAATTTATTCCCGATCAGGTTTCGCAACCGGCTTTGATAATACAAATTCAAAGTCTGCAAAGTCAGGGGAAAAAAGTTTTGATCAGCATTGGCGGAGCTACTGCACCTGTTTCGCTCGACAACATTTCAGAACGCGATACATTCGTTGCGACGATGAATGCAATTATCAATACTTATGGTTTCGATGGAATTGATATCGATCTTGAAGGGAGTTCATTGTCAACATCAGGTGGTACAATTGCAAATCCAGTGGATGCTCATGTGATCAATCTGATCGACGCCATCAAACAGATCATGGGTGATTTTTATTCTGCGCATAACAAAAGATTACTGCTTACAATGGCTCCTGAAACCGCATTTGTTCACGGAGGACAATCGGCTTATGGTGGAATCTGGGGTGCATATCTGCCGGTGATACATGCCCTGCGTGACTCCATTGAAATATTACAAGTTCAACTTTACAATAGCGGAAGTATGTATGGTATCGATGGAAATATTTACACGCAAGGTACAGCAGATTTCATTATTGCAATGACAGAAGCACTTATTCAGGGATTCAATACAGCTGGCGGAATGTTTGCAGGACTAAATGCAAGTCAAATTGCTGTCGGACTTCCTGCCTGTACAAATGCTGCAGGTGGTGGATATACAGATCCGTTGATCGTAAAATCTGCAATGGATTATCTTCGCGGAACAGGTCCGCAGCCGGGAAGTTATACGCTGTTACAATCCGGTGGCTATCCGGATTTGAGAGGAATGATGACATGGTCTGTAAACTGGGATGCCGTAAATACCTGCGGAACTGCAGACGAGTTTGCCGAAAATTTCGAAACGATATTTAATATTCCGACTACAATTACAAAAAATGATTTTGAAGAATTATCCGTCTATCCGAACCCTGCGAGTGAATACATTACAGTAGTAAATACACAAAATTCAACAATTGAAATCTATGATATACTGCAACATAGAATGCAGATAAAAAATCAATTGAAAGAAAGCGATAAAACGACTTTCAATATTTCAAATTTATCGCCGGGAATATATTTTATTAAATCGCAAGATTGTTTTTTTCGGTTTATTAAACATTGA
- a CDS encoding SRPBCC family protein: protein MDTTMQILNVSPDCEIVNSRVINFSRDLIFRAWTDPYHLKNWWGPKGFTNTFSEFDLRPGGTWKFVMHGPDKGHFPNEVVFVKIEKPELIVLNHVSSPQFQVVALFEEVAYNKTNLTFKMVFGTAEECEQIKAFAVDKNEENLDRLEAELGRMLSGKN, encoded by the coding sequence ATGGACACTACAATGCAAATCCTCAATGTATCTCCCGATTGTGAAATTGTCAATTCGCGAGTGATCAATTTTTCCAGAGATTTAATTTTTCGTGCATGGACAGATCCTTATCATTTAAAAAACTGGTGGGGACCAAAAGGCTTTACAAATACTTTCAGTGAATTTGATTTACGTCCGGGTGGTACCTGGAAATTTGTAATGCACGGTCCCGACAAAGGACATTTCCCAAATGAAGTAGTTTTCGTAAAAATCGAAAAGCCCGAACTTATTGTTTTAAACCATGTTTCCAGTCCACAGTTTCAGGTCGTAGCATTGTTTGAAGAAGTTGCTTACAACAAAACAAATCTAACTTTCAAAATGGTTTTCGGTACAGCAGAAGAATGTGAACAGATCAAAGCCTTTGCTGTAGACAAGAACGAAGAAAATCTGGATCGCTTGGAAGCGGAATTGGGGCGGATGTTGAGTGGGAAGAATTGA
- a CDS encoding zinc-dependent peptidase, whose product MTFAYIIGVAAFLYFYSKLSGNSIHIYISNSNIQLYHELLTQHNDYYRNLSPAGRKKFIKRLHRFRSHKNFIGKNGLVIDNKHETLISAAAIQITFGLENYVLSNFREIMVFPDTFRFTHSDVYYKGLTGQSGKIFLSWEDFMEGYETKEDKLNLGIHEMAHALELTALLGSDTTMDFAVKYDTWKEKSNDEYHRIRNDEDSFLRNYAGKSEREFFAVCIEHFFEAPKEFSDELPDIYIPLCILLNQDPRNAHCDYLLEKSI is encoded by the coding sequence ATGACATTTGCATATATAATTGGTGTAGCCGCCTTCCTGTATTTTTATTCAAAATTGTCCGGTAACAGTATTCATATATATATTTCAAATTCAAACATTCAATTGTATCATGAATTGTTAACTCAACACAACGATTACTATAGAAATCTGTCACCTGCAGGCCGAAAGAAATTTATTAAGCGCCTACATCGTTTTCGTTCACATAAAAATTTTATCGGAAAGAATGGATTAGTAATTGATAACAAACATGAAACTTTAATTTCCGCAGCGGCTATCCAGATCACCTTTGGTCTTGAAAATTATGTGTTGAGTAATTTTCGGGAGATCATGGTTTTTCCCGATACGTTCCGGTTTACACACAGTGATGTTTATTACAAAGGATTAACCGGCCAGAGTGGAAAAATCTTTCTGAGTTGGGAAGACTTTATGGAGGGCTATGAGACTAAAGAAGACAAGTTAAATTTAGGGATTCATGAAATGGCACATGCTCTTGAATTAACCGCCCTTTTAGGTAGTGATACGACAATGGATTTCGCAGTTAAGTATGATACCTGGAAAGAAAAAAGTAATGATGAATATCACAGGATCAGGAATGATGAAGATTCATTTCTTCGAAATTATGCGGGAAAAAGCGAAAGGGAGTTTTTTGCCGTTTGCATTGAACATTTTTTTGAAGCTCCGAAAGAATTTAGTGATGAATTGCCTGATATTTATATACCTTTATGTATCTTGCTTAATCAAGACCCACGTAATGCTCATTGTGATTATCTGTTAGAAAAATCAATTTAA
- a CDS encoding RNA polymerase subunit sigma gives MNNEQELIPHLFRTEYSKIVSVLSKLFGFDQIEIAEDIAGDTFLTATETWGLKGIPPNPTAWLYNVAKNKAKNHLQRAKLFENKIAPEIKINLATNQEIELDLSESNINDSQLQMMFAICNPAISVESQIGLSLRILCGFGIDEIADAFLSNKETINKRLLRAKEKLRTEKVKIELPGMQEINVRLDVVLTTLYLLFSEGYYSTSQNKTLRKDLCLEAIRLCYMLVENNATNKPPVNALLSLMCFHASRFEARTDDNGELVLYNDQDSALWNKDLIEKGEYFLNQAAQGNKISKYHTEAAIAYWHTIKDDSKNKWENILQLYNQLLQIEYSPMAALNRTFALSMANGKNAAIIEAEKLKLTDNHFYYVLLGELYTGIDNNKAKQNFEAALVLAKTDSDKKAISTKINNIV, from the coding sequence ATGAACAATGAGCAAGAATTGATCCCGCATTTATTCAGAACAGAATACAGTAAAATTGTTTCTGTGCTAAGTAAATTATTCGGATTCGATCAGATTGAAATTGCTGAAGACATTGCAGGCGATACTTTTCTCACTGCTACTGAAACATGGGGCTTGAAAGGCATCCCACCGAATCCGACTGCATGGCTGTACAATGTTGCTAAGAACAAAGCCAAAAATCATTTACAGCGTGCGAAACTTTTTGAAAATAAAATTGCACCTGAAATAAAAATAAACTTAGCTACTAATCAGGAGATCGAACTGGATCTTTCAGAATCCAATATCAATGACAGTCAGTTGCAAATGATGTTTGCAATCTGCAATCCTGCAATTTCGGTGGAGTCACAGATAGGATTGTCATTGCGAATCCTGTGTGGTTTTGGAATTGATGAGATTGCAGATGCTTTTCTTTCTAATAAAGAGACAATAAATAAAAGACTTTTAAGGGCAAAAGAAAAACTGAGGACAGAAAAAGTTAAAATTGAATTGCCGGGAATGCAGGAGATCAACGTTCGGCTGGATGTTGTTTTGACAACTTTGTATTTACTATTCAGCGAAGGCTATTATTCAACAAGTCAGAATAAAACGTTGCGGAAAGACCTATGTCTTGAAGCTATTCGGCTTTGTTATATGCTGGTCGAAAACAACGCTACTAATAAGCCTCCTGTAAATGCCTTATTATCTCTTATGTGTTTTCATGCATCGCGATTTGAAGCTCGCACTGACGACAATGGAGAACTGGTTCTTTATAATGATCAGGATTCAGCATTATGGAATAAAGATCTGATCGAGAAAGGCGAGTATTTTCTGAATCAGGCAGCGCAGGGAAATAAAATTTCAAAATATCATACAGAAGCAGCAATTGCATATTGGCATACGATCAAAGACGACTCTAAAAATAAATGGGAAAATATTTTGCAGTTATACAATCAGCTTTTGCAAATTGAATATTCACCAATGGCTGCGTTGAACAGAACCTTTGCTTTGTCTATGGCTAATGGGAAAAATGCAGCGATCATTGAAGCTGAAAAATTAAAGCTTACAGATAATCACTTTTACTATGTCTTACTTGGCGAGCTCTATACTGGTATTGACAATAATAAAGCTAAACAAAACTTTGAAGCTGCATTAGTATTAGCTAAAACAGACAGTGACAAGAAAGCAATCTCCACAAAGATAAATAACATTGTATGA
- a CDS encoding transcription initiation protein gives MKEFVLIFRMTKDDQPSPAQMQERMKLWQDWMGGIAAQNKLASSGNRLGTEGKVVKPKNVVTNGPYVEIKETIGGYIIIKAETIDEAAEISKGCPILQGGGNVEVRPIVSME, from the coding sequence ATGAAAGAATTTGTATTAATTTTCAGAATGACAAAAGATGATCAGCCATCGCCCGCTCAAATGCAGGAGAGAATGAAACTATGGCAAGACTGGATGGGCGGAATTGCAGCTCAAAACAAACTGGCAAGTTCAGGAAATCGTCTGGGAACAGAAGGCAAAGTTGTCAAGCCAAAAAATGTAGTTACGAATGGTCCATATGTAGAGATCAAAGAAACTATTGGTGGTTACATTATCATCAAAGCTGAAACAATTGATGAAGCAGCTGAAATTTCAAAAGGTTGTCCGATCCTTCAAGGCGGCGGCAATGTTGAAGTGCGCCCAATTGTTTCAATGGAATAA